The following coding sequences are from one Arcobacter nitrofigilis DSM 7299 window:
- a CDS encoding lysophospholipid acyltransferase family protein — MKLFFVTRIVPFFLQLFVRFVYLTNKKNFHHPKELKDDVYIVSFWHGELLMQPFNYQKLKPKGKVSAMISDHKDGEAITKTVEYLGIYSIRGSSTRGGTKALIGAIKELKGGDDIAITPDGPKGPRFSVADGIVAIHKKTDAKILAFNCKPSKYWQFNSWDKFIIPKPFGVIDFYVSEPFSVSELDMPQAKEFIQNKLLVNAMK, encoded by the coding sequence ATGAAGCTTTTTTTTGTAACACGAATTGTGCCATTTTTTTTGCAACTATTTGTAAGATTTGTATATTTAACAAATAAAAAGAATTTTCACCATCCAAAAGAGTTAAAAGATGATGTTTATATTGTCTCTTTTTGGCATGGTGAACTTTTAATGCAACCTTTTAATTATCAAAAACTTAAACCAAAAGGTAAAGTAAGTGCCATGATAAGTGACCATAAAGATGGAGAAGCTATTACTAAAACTGTTGAGTACTTAGGAATTTATTCTATTAGAGGATCAAGTACTAGAGGTGGAACTAAAGCTTTAATTGGTGCAATAAAAGAGTTAAAAGGTGGAGATGATATTGCAATTACTCCTGATGGTCCAAAAGGGCCTAGATTTTCTGTTGCTGATGGAATAGTAGCAATTCATAAGAAAACAGATGCTAAAATTTTAGCATTCAATTGTAAGCCAAGTAAATATTGGCAATTTAATTCTTGGGATAAGTTTATTATTCCAAAACCATTTGGTGTGATAGATTTTTATGTGAGTGAGCCGTTTAGTGTATCTGAGTTAGATATGCCCCAAGCTAAAGAGTTTATACAAAATAAACTTTTAGTTAATGCAATGAAATAA
- the miaB gene encoding tRNA (N6-isopentenyl adenosine(37)-C2)-methylthiotransferase MiaB, producing MSKEESKKLFIQTLGCQMNDTDSQHIIAELEKYKDYKTTDNMEDADLIIINTCSVREKPVQKLFSEIGQFNAKKKDGAKIGVCGCTASHLGKDIIKRAPYVDFVVGARNISKIKDIIDVKGAVEISIENDDSTYEFARSETSMYKTSVNISIGCDKECTYCIVPATRGDEISIPPEMIVQQIQKDVDKGAVEVMLLGQNVNSYGRRFSDKRAKTTFTKLLQEISKIEGLRRIRFTSPHPLHMDDEFIEEFSSNPKISKCIHMPLQSGSTSILKAMKRGYTKEWFLNRAEKIRRLVPNVRITTDIIVGFPGETQEDFEDTMDVIEKVKFDQIFNFKYSPRPNTAALALKDQEIDDEIAGARLIKVIDLHKEHLVEHMNSHIGKTVEILVENLKSDGEVCGFTDNWCQVFVKGSDELLGKFVKVKINDASRTALKGEVISE from the coding sequence ATGAGTAAAGAAGAATCTAAAAAATTATTTATACAAACGCTTGGTTGTCAGATGAATGATACTGATAGTCAACACATAATTGCTGAGCTAGAAAAGTATAAAGATTATAAAACAACTGATAATATGGAAGATGCAGATCTTATTATTATCAATACTTGTTCAGTAAGAGAAAAGCCAGTGCAAAAACTTTTTTCGGAAATAGGGCAGTTTAATGCTAAGAAAAAAGATGGAGCTAAAATTGGTGTTTGTGGTTGTACGGCATCACATTTAGGAAAAGATATTATTAAAAGAGCTCCTTATGTTGATTTTGTTGTGGGTGCACGTAATATTTCAAAAATAAAAGATATTATTGATGTAAAAGGTGCTGTCGAAATTTCAATTGAAAATGACGACAGTACTTATGAGTTTGCTAGAAGTGAAACTTCGATGTATAAAACTTCTGTAAACATCTCAATTGGGTGTGATAAAGAGTGTACATATTGTATTGTTCCAGCAACAAGGGGTGATGAGATATCTATCCCACCTGAAATGATTGTTCAACAAATCCAAAAAGATGTGGACAAAGGAGCCGTAGAAGTTATGCTTTTAGGGCAAAATGTTAACTCTTATGGAAGAAGATTTTCAGATAAAAGAGCAAAAACAACTTTTACAAAACTTTTACAAGAGATATCTAAAATAGAGGGCTTAAGAAGAATAAGATTTACATCTCCCCATCCTTTACATATGGATGATGAGTTTATTGAAGAGTTTTCTAGCAATCCTAAAATTAGTAAATGCATCCACATGCCACTACAAAGTGGTTCCACTTCTATTTTAAAAGCTATGAAAAGAGGATACACAAAAGAGTGGTTCTTAAATAGGGCAGAAAAAATTAGAAGACTTGTACCAAATGTTAGAATTACAACTGATATTATTGTTGGTTTTCCAGGGGAAACACAAGAAGATTTTGAAGATACTATGGATGTAATAGAAAAGGTTAAATTTGATCAAATATTTAACTTCAAATATTCTCCTCGTCCAAATACAGCAGCCTTAGCCTTAAAAGATCAAGAAATAGATGATGAAATTGCAGGTGCTAGATTAATAAAAGTTATTGACTTACATAAAGAACATTTAGTTGAACATATGAATTCACATATTGGGAAAACTGTTGAGATTTTAGTAGAAAACTTAAAGTCAGATGGTGAGGTTTGTGGATTTACAGATAATTGGTGTCAAGTTTTTGTAAAAGGAAGTGATGAACTTCTTGGAAAATTTGTAAAAGTAAAAATAAATGATGCAAGTAGAACGGCATTAAAAGGTGAAGTAATAAGCGAATGA
- the nusA gene encoding transcription termination factor NusA, with translation MDKIIDILDSIAYEKGIKSEHVETALKEALIKTGEKMVDHTLIFDAEIDRKNKRLKLFQKIEVIKDDDKRLQGEEVDQYNNIINPENFIALSEAKEIDADLDIGDFLDYDLEFENMGRNAATILHNNFEYRLQRYIEENLVSKYKSKIGKIINGSVTRVDRAENTFVEIGEVKGMLTRKSRIKGETFKVGDNLKAVVKAVTIDKTNGLIIELSRTSPKFLEALLALEVPELKDERITIEASARIPGSRAKIALSTMDPQIDPIGSVVGVKGVRITAVSQQLHGENIDCVEYSTIPEMFVARALSPAIIKSVQIIKSEKYDEKDKAIVTILSDQKSKAIGKSGLNIRLASMLTKCEIELVEIGDNTQSAEGSTEIPNDEKRKDTSELEALFK, from the coding sequence ATGGATAAGATAATTGATATATTAGATTCTATTGCTTATGAAAAAGGGATTAAATCTGAGCATGTTGAAACTGCGTTAAAAGAGGCATTAATTAAAACTGGTGAAAAAATGGTTGACCATACTTTAATTTTTGATGCAGAAATTGATAGAAAAAATAAAAGACTAAAACTTTTTCAAAAAATTGAAGTTATAAAAGATGATGACAAAAGACTTCAAGGTGAAGAAGTTGATCAATATAACAACATTATAAACCCTGAAAATTTTATTGCTTTAAGCGAAGCAAAAGAGATTGATGCAGACTTAGATATTGGAGATTTTTTAGATTATGATTTAGAGTTTGAAAATATGGGAAGAAATGCTGCAACAATTCTTCATAATAATTTTGAATACAGACTTCAAAGATATATAGAAGAAAATCTAGTATCAAAATATAAATCTAAAATCGGAAAAATCATCAACGGATCAGTTACAAGAGTTGATAGAGCTGAAAATACTTTTGTTGAAATTGGCGAAGTAAAAGGTATGCTTACTAGAAAAAGCAGAATAAAAGGTGAAACTTTTAAAGTTGGTGATAACTTAAAAGCTGTTGTAAAAGCTGTAACAATTGATAAAACAAATGGTTTAATTATTGAATTATCAAGAACAAGTCCAAAATTCCTTGAAGCACTTTTAGCCCTAGAAGTTCCTGAACTAAAAGATGAAAGAATCACAATAGAAGCAAGTGCTAGAATCCCAGGTAGTAGAGCTAAGATAGCACTTTCTACTATGGATCCTCAAATAGATCCTATTGGTTCTGTTGTTGGTGTTAAGGGTGTTAGAATAACAGCAGTTAGTCAACAATTACATGGGGAAAATATTGATTGTGTTGAATATTCAACTATTCCTGAAATGTTTGTAGCACGTGCTTTAAGTCCAGCTATTATTAAAAGTGTTCAAATTATTAAATCTGAAAAATATGATGAAAAAGATAAAGCAATTGTTACAATCTTAAGTGACCAAAAATCAAAAGCGATTGGAAAATCAGGTTTAAATATTAGACTTGCTTCAATGCTTACAAAATGTGAAATTGAACTTGTTGAAATTGGTGATAATACACAAAGTGCTGAAGGTTCAACAGAAATTCCAAATGATGAAAAAAGAAAAGATACTTCAGAATTAGAGGCTTTATTTAAATAA
- the rpsF gene encoding 30S ribosomal protein S6 encodes MKHYETMFIVKPTMTEEETVAQIELVKANIEKNGGEIVSFDDMGTRQLAYEIEKHKRGHYYVMYFRAPTTSILELERNYRINENIIRFIFIKYESKKEVTAWTKLSDEAAKKSAAKA; translated from the coding sequence ATAAAACATTATGAAACAATGTTTATTGTAAAGCCTACAATGACTGAAGAAGAAACTGTAGCACAGATTGAGTTAGTGAAAGCTAACATCGAGAAAAATGGTGGAGAAATCGTATCTTTTGATGATATGGGAACTAGACAACTAGCTTACGAAATCGAGAAACATAAAAGAGGTCATTACTATGTAATGTACTTTAGAGCACCAACAACTTCTATCTTAGAATTAGAAAGAAATTATAGAATTAATGAAAACATCATTAGATTTATTTTCATTAAATATGAGAGTAAAAAAGAAGTTACTGCTTGGACTAAACTAAGTGATGAAGCAGCTAAAAAGTCTGCTGCAAAGGCATAA
- the cysS gene encoding cysteine--tRNA ligase: MFIYDSVKKEKVLFEPIVENQAKIYVCGPTVYDDSHLGHARSAIAFDMLHRVLKANGLNVTMTKNFTDIDDKIIKKMNESSRSLEDITTQYINAYKADMHSLNILDNTLEPKATQNLEAMIEMINDLISKDIAYIIDDGVYFDVSKDNSYGNISKRASDENSIARVEVNTQKRNSSDFALWKFEKANDVSYEASFGKGRPGWHIECSAMIQKHLAYKDKDYQIDIHGGGADLLFPHHENEAAQTRCSSHKELAKYWMHNGFVTIDGEKMSKSLGNSFFLKDILKSYSGEVVRFYLLTAHYRTDFNFNEEDLISSKKRLDKYYRVKKRVYGSAASAANSEFKAKVLNALNDDINSSKAISIIDDMINNANDKLDKNPKDKNLKKELIANFEFINEILGICFNDAYEYFQFGINEDTKNKIEELINKRTEAKKQKDFATADSVRDELIALGISVMDTPNGVVWEKL, from the coding sequence ATATTCATTTATGACTCTGTAAAAAAAGAGAAAGTTTTATTTGAACCAATAGTTGAAAACCAAGCGAAAATATACGTTTGTGGACCAACAGTTTATGATGATTCCCATCTTGGACATGCCAGAAGTGCAATAGCTTTTGACATGTTACATAGAGTCTTAAAGGCAAATGGTCTTAATGTAACTATGACAAAAAATTTCACAGATATTGATGATAAAATCATAAAAAAAATGAATGAATCATCAAGATCTTTAGAAGATATAACAACTCAATATATAAATGCATACAAAGCTGATATGCACTCACTTAATATCTTAGACAATACCCTTGAACCAAAAGCAACCCAAAACCTTGAAGCCATGATAGAGATGATAAATGACCTAATCTCTAAAGACATTGCATATATAATCGATGATGGTGTTTATTTTGATGTATCAAAAGATAACTCTTATGGAAATATTTCAAAAAGAGCAAGTGATGAAAACTCAATTGCTAGAGTTGAAGTAAATACTCAAAAAAGAAATTCATCTGATTTTGCCCTATGGAAGTTTGAAAAAGCAAATGATGTATCATATGAAGCTAGCTTTGGAAAAGGTCGTCCAGGATGGCATATAGAGTGTAGTGCTATGATTCAAAAGCATTTAGCATACAAAGATAAAGATTATCAAATAGATATTCATGGAGGTGGTGCTGATTTACTTTTCCCTCACCATGAAAATGAAGCTGCACAAACTAGATGTTCTTCACATAAAGAATTGGCAAAATATTGGATGCACAATGGTTTTGTAACTATTGATGGAGAAAAGATGAGTAAATCACTTGGAAACTCTTTTTTCCTTAAAGATATTTTGAAATCTTATAGTGGTGAAGTTGTAAGATTTTATTTACTAACAGCTCATTATAGAACAGATTTTAACTTCAACGAAGAGGATTTAATCTCATCTAAAAAAAGACTTGATAAATATTATAGAGTGAAAAAAAGAGTTTATGGAAGTGCTGCATCAGCTGCAAATAGCGAATTTAAAGCAAAAGTTTTAAATGCTTTAAATGATGACATAAATAGCTCAAAAGCTATCTCTATAATTGATGATATGATAAATAATGCAAATGATAAATTAGACAAAAACCCAAAAGATAAAAATCTAAAAAAAGAGTTAATTGCAAACTTTGAATTTATAAATGAGATTTTAGGAATATGTTTTAATGATGCCTATGAATACTTCCAGTTTGGCATAAATGAAGATACAAAAAACAAAATAGAAGAACTAATAAACAAACGAACTGAAGCTAAAAAACAAAAAGATTTTGCCACTGCTGATAGTGTTAGAGATGAACTAATAGCCTTAGGAATATCTGTTATGGATACGCCAAATGGTGTGGTTTGGGAGAAGTTATAA
- the holA gene encoding DNA polymerase III subunit delta — protein sequence MYKKEFDGLLRANKEFCAYMFYGQSDYLVEKYANLVATSVAAGEEIEKVYFDDFDFKYVKNKLLQSSLFASRNILLIKLNKKLNKNETTELIEACNINKDSKVIFACMGDGDFKTMGGYFTTKNNSVSVRMFTPYPGEAIQILETEARALGLKYEVSALNHLYFMHRSDLNLSVNDLKKLAILNEESISSKLVEIHCFGIGSVSLEDFLFNLLSGQLVKRDLHFLLEEGMNEINLLTQIGAFLHQLFMISSYSRTIGTPNPKEILGYIPPQNIWEKKTKLAIKIKPELFLELFNFLNDLELDLKSSKIPDHNAYIQASLRKFSDKLR from the coding sequence GCAAATCTTGTAGCTACGAGTGTTGCAGCTGGAGAAGAGATAGAAAAAGTCTATTTTGATGATTTTGATTTTAAATATGTGAAAAATAAACTTTTACAATCATCTCTTTTTGCAAGTAGAAATATTTTGCTTATAAAATTAAATAAAAAACTAAATAAAAATGAGACTACAGAGTTAATAGAAGCTTGTAATATAAATAAAGACTCAAAAGTAATATTTGCGTGCATGGGTGATGGTGATTTTAAAACTATGGGTGGATATTTTACAACTAAAAACAATAGTGTAAGCGTAAGAATGTTTACCCCATATCCAGGAGAAGCTATTCAAATACTTGAAACTGAGGCTAGAGCTTTGGGGTTGAAGTATGAAGTATCTGCTTTAAATCATTTGTATTTTATGCATAGAAGTGATTTGAACTTGAGTGTAAATGACTTAAAAAAATTAGCTATTTTAAATGAAGAATCTATCTCTTCAAAACTTGTTGAAATTCATTGTTTTGGTATTGGATCAGTCTCCTTAGAAGATTTTTTGTTTAATTTATTAAGTGGACAATTAGTAAAAAGAGATTTGCATTTCTTACTTGAAGAGGGAATGAATGAGATAAATTTATTAACTCAAATTGGAGCTTTTTTACATCAACTTTTTATGATAAGTTCATATTCAAGAACAATAGGAACTCCAAATCCTAAAGAGATATTAGGATATATTCCTCCCCAAAATATTTGGGAAAAGAAGACAAAATTAGCTATAAAAATAAAGCCAGAACTCTTTTTAGAGTTGTTTAATTTTCTAAATGATTTGGAATTGGATTTAAAAAGTTCAAAAATTCCAGACCATAATGCATATATTCAAGCAAGTCTAAGAAAATTTTCAGACAAACTTAGATAA
- a CDS encoding HP0268 family nuclease yields the protein MELLFARNELNEKPKKVKIDKIVEELKELGEKIFYFDKDNSHKDMMALVDGLEGEGFNVYFREVKYGLAEDEYMYEVHAL from the coding sequence ATGGAATTATTGTTCGCAAGAAACGAATTGAATGAAAAACCAAAAAAAGTAAAAATTGATAAGATAGTCGAAGAGTTAAAAGAGCTTGGGGAAAAAATATTTTATTTTGATAAAGATAATTCACATAAAGATATGATGGCATTAGTAGATGGCTTAGAAGGTGAAGGGTTCAATGTATATTTTAGAGAAGTAAAATACGGTTTAGCTGAGGATGAGTATATGTATGAGGTACATGCACTTTAA
- the mqnE gene encoding aminofutalosine synthase MqnE, with protein sequence MSIIEKLERNERLNYEEALELYDLDLFVLGKYANKLREEKHGKKSYFNINRHINPTNICKDVCQFCAYSASRKNPKPYTLKHEEIMEVVKNSSLNGIKEVHIVSAHNPQTGLEWYLEIFKKIKTAYPNIHVKALTAAEIHFLSEEYNKSYEEIIDLMVEYGVDSMPGGGAEIFDEKVRKRICGGKVTSQQWLDIHELWHKRGKKSNATMLFGHIETREHRIDHMLRLRDLQDRSGGFNAFIPLVYQKENNFLKVKNFLTGQEILKTMAISRILLDNIPHIKAYWVTSTVKLALVAQEFGANDLDGTIEKESIQSAAGAASANGLPIGSFVDLIKNSGFIPVERDSIYNELKVW encoded by the coding sequence ATGAGTATTATAGAAAAATTAGAAAGAAATGAAAGATTAAATTACGAAGAAGCATTGGAACTATATGATTTAGATTTATTTGTTCTAGGGAAATATGCAAATAAATTAAGAGAAGAAAAACATGGTAAAAAAAGTTATTTTAATATAAATAGACATATAAATCCAACAAATATCTGTAAAGATGTATGCCAATTCTGTGCATATAGTGCAAGTAGAAAAAATCCAAAGCCTTATACTTTAAAACATGAAGAGATTATGGAAGTTGTTAAAAACTCCTCATTAAATGGTATAAAAGAAGTACATATAGTATCTGCCCATAATCCCCAAACTGGATTAGAGTGGTATTTAGAGATTTTTAAAAAAATAAAAACTGCTTATCCTAATATTCATGTAAAAGCTTTAACAGCAGCAGAAATCCACTTTTTAAGTGAAGAGTATAATAAAAGTTATGAAGAAATAATTGATTTGATGGTTGAATATGGTGTTGATTCAATGCCAGGTGGTGGAGCTGAAATCTTTGATGAGAAGGTTCGAAAAAGAATCTGTGGTGGGAAAGTTACATCACAACAATGGCTTGATATCCATGAACTATGGCATAAAAGAGGTAAAAAAAGTAATGCTACTATGCTTTTTGGACATATAGAAACAAGAGAACACCGAATCGACCACATGCTAAGATTAAGAGACTTGCAAGATAGAAGTGGTGGTTTTAATGCCTTTATTCCACTTGTTTACCAAAAAGAGAATAATTTCTTAAAAGTAAAAAATTTCCTAACAGGCCAAGAGATATTAAAAACTATGGCTATTTCTAGAATTTTACTTGATAATATTCCTCATATAAAAGCTTATTGGGTAACTTCTACTGTAAAATTAGCTCTTGTAGCTCAAGAGTTTGGAGCAAATGACTTAGATGGAACAATAGAAAAAGAATCAATTCAAAGTGCAGCAGGAGCAGCAAGTGCAAATGGTCTACCTATTGGTTCATTTGTTGATTTGATTAAAAATTCTGGATTTATACCAGTTGAAAGAGACTCAATTTATAACGAATTAAAAGTTTGGTAA
- a CDS encoding single-stranded DNA-binding protein, translating to MYNKVVMIGNLTRDIELRYLPSGAAIAKGAIATSYNYKTSTGEKKDEVCFLDFNIFNRSAEVANQYLRKGSKVLLEGRLVFEQWTAQDGTNRSRHSLRVDTMKMLDSKSDSQNGANTGYEGEYSQPQTQQPASNQYNQPQQPAQNSYAQGGIKTTTENSSYKIPEIDIDEDEIPF from the coding sequence ATGTATAATAAAGTAGTTATGATAGGAAATCTTACACGAGATATTGAATTGAGATATTTACCAAGTGGTGCAGCAATAGCAAAAGGTGCAATTGCAACATCTTATAATTATAAGACTAGTACTGGTGAAAAGAAAGATGAAGTTTGTTTTTTAGATTTCAACATATTTAATAGAAGTGCTGAGGTTGCCAATCAATATTTACGAAAAGGCTCTAAAGTATTATTAGAAGGAAGACTTGTTTTTGAACAATGGACTGCACAAGATGGAACTAACAGAAGTAGACACTCTTTAAGAGTTGATACGATGAAAATGTTAGATTCAAAATCTGATTCACAAAATGGTGCTAATACTGGGTATGAAGGTGAGTATTCTCAACCACAAACTCAACAACCAGCTAGTAATCAGTACAATCAACCGCAGCAACCAGCTCAAAACAGCTACGCTCAAGGTGGTATTAAAACTACAACTGAAAACAGCAGTTATAAAATACCAGAAATCGATATAGACGAAGACGAAATACCGTTCTAG
- the rpsR gene encoding 30S ribosomal protein S18, producing the protein MAERRKYGKKYCKYTEMKIDFIDYKNTEILKISMSERGKIMPRRLTGNSKRAQEMVELAIKRARHMALVPYIVDTKNLTDAAYAR; encoded by the coding sequence ATGGCTGAGAGAAGAAAATACGGAAAAAAATATTGTAAATATACTGAGATGAAAATTGATTTCATTGATTATAAAAACACTGAAATCTTAAAAATTTCTATGAGTGAAAGAGGTAAAATTATGCCTAGAAGACTTACTGGAAATTCTAAAAGAGCTCAAGAGATGGTAGAATTAGCAATCAAAAGAGCTAGACATATGGCATTAGTTCCATATATTGTTGATACTAAAAACCTTACTGATGCTGCATACGCAAGATAA